A genomic stretch from Mycosarcoma maydis chromosome 3, whole genome shotgun sequence includes:
- a CDS encoding uncharacterized protein (related to GET4 - protein with a role in insertion of tail-anchored proteins into the ER membrane), whose product MSSGYELHQKLRTKTVRQVKKKQYDEAISTLHQGALELLSQSEQGSGCDLAVYMIDVYGIKNQVVDSEARDRITDILSKAAADFWRKKVIDAAVKWSVKASGASTGDPLLRLFIAKLYAHEADFEHAEPHFLASCVQTEQTYAVESAPKAYAQAMADWLSAFATQTSQMPGETRNADAIQRIEAGRFALRATIPLLANHAVKAATTFQESYLSTVTARLKSLLLPVQPNPRPYIPPGSATTSSDLQLYLTANADLNFSQIAVALVCEAAKLSRVPDSLRNAWIQLVRQYEKEAPALTHEDAVRAAIPQIGTDWFGLQQQRNQNNMLSDMMASLFGGPPTSASGAATEKKHIQGAGAPPKPLNAPSPNAAQSSSTSTTSAPALADDLADDEMD is encoded by the coding sequence ATGAGTTCAGGCTACGAGCTTCACCAGAAGCTGCGAACCAAGACGGTTCGACAagtcaagaagaagcaatACGATGAGGCGATTTCGACGCTTCATCAGGGAgcactcgagctgctctccCAATCCGAGCAGGGATCTGGCTGCGACCTGGCGGTATACATGATCGATGTATACGGCATCAAGAACCAAGTGGTAGATTCAGAAGCGCGCGATCGGATTACTGACATTCTCAGCAAAGCGGCGGCGGATTTTTGGCGCAAGAAGGTGATTGATGCTGCGGTCAAGTGGTCGGTAAAAGCGAGCGGTGCTTCTACGGGAGATCCTCTGTTGAGGTTGTTCATCGCCAAGCTGTACGCGCACGAGGCAGATTTCGAGCACGCCGAGCCACAtttcttggcgagctgcgtgCAGACTGAACAGACTTATGCAGTAGAGAGTGCGCCAAAAGCGTATGCTCAAGCAATGGCGGATTGGCTCTCTGCATTCGCGACGCAGACCTCGCAGATGCCAGGTGAGACGCGCAATGCGGATGCGATCCAACGCATTGAAGCGGGTCGATTTGCTCTACGTGCCACCATCCCGCTCCTCGCCAACCACGCCGTgaaagcagcgacgacaTTCCAAGAATCCTACCTCTCCACCGTCACCGCTCGCCTGAAAAGCCTTCTGCTACCCGTCCAACCCAACCCTCGACCATACATCCCGCCCGGTTCCGCCACTACCTCGTCCGATCTTCAGCTCTACTTGACAGCCAATGCCGATCTTAACTTCAGCCAAATCGCCGTGGCTCTCGTATGCGAGGCGGCCAAACTCTCACGCGTCCCGGATTCGCTCCGAAACGCGTGGATCCAACTGGTGCGACAGTACGAGAAGGAAGCTCCCGCGTTGACGCACGAGGATGCAGTGAGAGCTGCCATTCCACAGATCGGAACCGACTGGTTCggcttgcagcagcagcggaaCCAGAACAACATGCTGAGCGATATGATGGCGAGCCTATTCGGTGGTCCACCCACCAGCGCATCCGGCGCCGCCACCGAGAAGAAACACATTCAAGGAGCCGGTGCGCCTCCTAAGCCGCTCAATGCACCATCCCCCAATGCAGCACAATCGTCGTCCACATCCACAACAAGCGCTCCTGCGCTAGCGGATGACTTGGCAGACGACGAAATGGACTGA